The proteins below are encoded in one region of uncultured Eubacteriales bacterium:
- a CDS encoding HD domain protein: MAMTIVDEKNWSCFLYCIGGLLATDEVQSMKKIRHHPGTSCYEHSVFVSYTAFRLARRWGLDYRAAARAGLLHDLYLYDPHDRSAYQGNQCFAHPKAALRNADALVGGLTEKEKNIIISHMWPLARYMPRYREAYVVNLADKLCATAEVLGYWRRSPVKRIAMAA, translated from the coding sequence ATGGCGATGACCATTGTGGACGAGAAGAACTGGAGCTGTTTTCTGTACTGCATCGGCGGCCTGCTGGCTACGGACGAGGTACAGTCTATGAAGAAGATCCGCCATCATCCCGGTACGTCCTGCTACGAGCACTCGGTCTTCGTCTCCTACACCGCGTTTCGGCTGGCGCGGCGCTGGGGGCTTGACTATCGGGCTGCAGCCCGGGCGGGTCTGCTCCACGACCTCTACTTATACGACCCCCATGACCGCTCGGCTTACCAGGGCAACCAGTGCTTTGCCCACCCCAAGGCTGCCCTCCGCAACGCCGATGCCCTGGTGGGGGGCCTGACCGAGAAGGAGAAGAACATCATCATCTCCCATATGTGGCCCCTGGCCCGGTACATGCCCAGATACAGGGAGGCCTACGTGGTAAACCTGGCCGACAAGCTCTGTGCCACCGCCGAGGTGCTGGGCTACTGGCGGCGCTCCCCCGTGAAGCGCATCGCGATGGCGGCTTAA
- a CDS encoding Transcriptional regulator, GntR family, with protein sequence MFSLNARDARPIYEQVKDGLRHLVVSGAIQPGEQFPSVRSLAASLAINPNTIQRAYESLEGEGYLSTQAGKGSFAALPTSAGTPRRGTLLSQFDATAAELLFLGMSPEELAQRVLAAGKKEESV encoded by the coding sequence ATGTTTAGTCTCAACGCACGGGACGCCCGTCCCATCTACGAACAGGTAAAGGACGGCCTGCGGCACTTAGTCGTGTCGGGGGCCATACAGCCCGGAGAGCAGTTCCCCTCGGTCCGTTCCCTGGCCGCCTCCCTTGCCATCAACCCCAACACCATCCAGCGGGCTTACGAGAGTCTGGAGGGGGAGGGCTATCTATCCACCCAGGCGGGCAAGGGTTCCTTCGCCGCCCTTCCCACTAGCGCCGGCACGCCGCGGCGTGGTACGCTGCTCAGTCAATTTGACGCCACCGCCGCCGAGCTTCTCTTTCTGGGTATGAGCCCGGAGGAACTGGCCCAGCGGGTGCTGGCGGCCGGGAAGAAGGAGGAATCAGTATGA
- a CDS encoding putative PE_PGRS family protein (Evidence 3 : Function proposed based on presence of conserved amino acid motif, structural feature or limited homology) — MKSWIIDHARGFYWGVVLFFAFLAVGLYVAEVVSAPAGLALYLACSLGAAFLLNFSAFRKLRATIKQLDDACDPVPLLELSRSVLRQNPKSVTFGLNLGLTLILLNKKDESRTVLEPLEENRRLWKKPALTQLYCICRADVAPVEAAGDWLDRMERESAGAPNIKQVLEEQRATLALRRGETEGLEPIFLDRLERAQNLRIMVAWHFELGKLCLLQGRKGEAAEHLNYVADQGNKLHIRTEAEELLGKL, encoded by the coding sequence GTGAAGAGCTGGATCATCGACCATGCGCGGGGATTTTACTGGGGAGTGGTACTTTTCTTTGCGTTTCTGGCCGTTGGCCTCTATGTGGCGGAGGTGGTGAGCGCTCCGGCGGGGCTCGCGCTCTACCTCGCTTGCAGTCTTGGGGCGGCCTTCCTTCTAAATTTCTCGGCGTTTCGGAAGTTAAGGGCCACGATCAAGCAGTTGGACGACGCGTGTGACCCGGTGCCGTTGCTGGAGCTCTCGCGGAGCGTCCTGCGGCAGAACCCCAAGAGCGTCACCTTTGGGTTGAATCTGGGCCTGACACTGATCCTTCTGAACAAAAAGGACGAGAGCAGGACGGTACTCGAACCGCTGGAGGAGAACAGGCGCTTGTGGAAAAAGCCGGCCCTGACTCAGTTGTACTGCATTTGCCGCGCCGACGTAGCGCCTGTGGAGGCGGCGGGCGACTGGCTGGACCGGATGGAGCGCGAGTCGGCCGGGGCGCCTAATATAAAACAAGTCCTGGAGGAGCAGCGGGCCACGCTGGCCCTCCGCCGGGGGGAGACCGAGGGCCTGGAACCCATTTTCCTTGACCGGCTGGAGCGTGCGCAAAATCTTCGAATCATGGTAGCTTGGCATTTTGAACTGGGCAAGCTCTGCCTGCTCCAGGGCCGCAAGGGCGAGGCCGCCGAGCATCTAAACTACGTAGCTGACCAGGGCAACAAGCTCCATATCCGCACCGAGGCGGAGGAGCTGCTGGGAAAGCTTTAG
- the pth gene encoding peptidyl-tRNA hydrolase (Evidence 2a : Function of homologous gene experimentally demonstrated in an other organism; PubMedId : 9144799, 9303320; Product type e : enzyme) → MLFGKKTGGAAWLLVCLGNPGDQYEGTRHNVGFQVADEIGERARIPIQTLKFRALTNTCELGGEKVLIMKPVTYMNLSGEAVRQAADFYKVPPERVLVVSDDVSLPVGKLRVRSGGSAGGHNGLKSIISHLGSEEFPRVKIGVGEKPHPDYDLADWVLGKFTGEDKKAVDAAVKRAADAVECVIKDGMDKAMNKYN, encoded by the coding sequence ATGCTGTTTGGCAAGAAGACGGGGGGCGCCGCGTGGCTATTGGTTTGCCTGGGTAATCCCGGCGACCAATACGAGGGCACCCGCCATAATGTGGGCTTTCAGGTGGCCGATGAGATCGGCGAGCGGGCCCGGATACCCATTCAAACGCTGAAATTCCGTGCCCTCACCAACACCTGCGAGCTGGGGGGCGAAAAAGTCCTGATCATGAAACCGGTGACCTATATGAACCTCTCCGGTGAGGCGGTGCGCCAGGCGGCGGACTTCTACAAGGTCCCGCCGGAGCGGGTGCTGGTGGTGTCGGACGACGTGTCCCTCCCCGTGGGCAAGCTGCGCGTCCGCTCCGGCGGCTCGGCGGGAGGGCACAACGGCCTCAAAAGCATCATCAGTCACCTGGGCAGCGAGGAGTTTCCACGGGTGAAGATTGGGGTGGGGGAGAAACCCCACCCGGACTACGACTTAGCCGACTGGGTACTGGGCAAGTTCACCGGAGAGGACAAAAAGGCCGTGGATGCCGCCGTCAAGCGGGCCGCCGATGCGGTAGAGTGCGTTATCAAGGATGGCATGGACAAGGCCATGAACAAGTATAACTAG
- the prsA gene encoding phosphoribosylpyrophosphate synthase (Evidence 2a : Function of homologous gene experimentally demonstrated in an other organism; PubMedId : 3009477, 9298646; Product type e : enzyme), with protein sequence MIAHGKDIKIFAGNSNRPLAEAICREIGLELGNAEVGAFSDGENFVSIYETVRGSDVFVVQSTCQPVNDNLMEMLIMIDALRRASAGRITAVIPYFGYARQDRKAKPRDPISAKLVANLITRAGADRVLTMDLHASQIQGFFDIPVDNLFGNPIFAHHFAERFGDDHDNTVVVSPDVGSVARARTFAQKLGMGLAIVDKRRQKANSSEVMNIIGDVRDKRVILFDDMVDTGGSLCGAAQALVELGGATEVYACASHGVLSGPAVERIEKSVIKEVFFLDTIPPRTDVKCDKLKYISVAHLFADAIERIYEEISVSKLFS encoded by the coding sequence ATGATCGCACATGGTAAGGACATCAAAATCTTCGCTGGCAACTCCAACCGCCCTTTAGCGGAGGCCATCTGCCGTGAGATCGGCCTGGAGCTGGGCAACGCGGAGGTGGGGGCGTTCTCCGATGGGGAGAACTTCGTCTCTATCTACGAGACCGTCCGGGGCAGCGACGTGTTTGTGGTCCAGTCCACTTGCCAGCCCGTCAACGATAACCTGATGGAGATGCTCATCATGATCGACGCGCTGCGCCGGGCCTCCGCCGGGCGCATCACCGCCGTCATTCCCTACTTCGGCTACGCCCGGCAGGACCGCAAAGCCAAGCCCCGTGACCCCATTTCGGCAAAGTTGGTGGCGAATCTGATTACCCGTGCCGGGGCGGATCGGGTACTGACGATGGACCTGCACGCTTCCCAGATCCAGGGCTTCTTTGATATCCCCGTGGACAATCTCTTCGGCAACCCCATCTTCGCCCACCACTTCGCCGAGCGGTTCGGGGACGACCATGACAACACCGTCGTCGTCTCGCCCGACGTGGGTAGCGTTGCCCGGGCCCGCACCTTCGCCCAGAAGCTGGGCATGGGTCTCGCCATCGTGGACAAACGCCGCCAGAAGGCCAACTCCTCTGAGGTCATGAACATCATCGGCGATGTGCGAGACAAGCGGGTCATCCTATTTGATGACATGGTGGACACCGGTGGGTCCCTCTGCGGCGCGGCCCAGGCCCTGGTTGAGCTGGGCGGAGCTACCGAAGTATACGCCTGCGCATCCCATGGCGTCCTCTCCGGCCCGGCGGTGGAGCGCATTGAGAAAAGTGTCATCAAGGAAGTCTTCTTCCTCGACACTATTCCCCCCCGTACCGATGTAAAATGTGATAAGCTCAAATACATCTCGGTGGCCCACCTCTTTGCCGACGCCATCGAGCGAATTTATGAGGAGATCTCGGTCTCCAAGCTCTTCTCCTAA
- a CDS encoding UDP-N-acetylglucosamine diphosphorylase/glucosamine-1-phosphate N-acetyltransferase, which yields MEPAGAIIFLPREGGKEPTLLKTLLFQPGAVWLAEALKAHGVKRFFVVCQDGDREAVAACFPQDTELVTEGSPDASEKLSAFLNAQEGEVAVLTRPALLSYPAPGQAVAAMSDHPEAGLYTISAAALAQELDEGKEFAAALADQGNREGLAKQAVPLLDSSGEDWMRNEMYARQFTSRRLINQGVRLIDPNAVCVDPTVTVGEGTVILPGTILRGRTVIGKSCEIGPNAMITDCTVGDRVVVNASQLNESVIEDGVKIGPFAYIRPNCHVGPGVKVGDFVELKNSTIGPETKISHLTYVGDSDVGSHVNFGCGTVTVNYDGSAKFRTTIGDGAFLGCNTNLVAPVKVGVGAYTAAGSTITDDVPDDSLAIARSLQVNKKQWALKRRKRNS from the coding sequence ATGGAGCCTGCGGGCGCCATTATTTTCCTGCCTAGGGAGGGCGGCAAGGAGCCGACCCTTTTGAAAACACTCCTCTTCCAGCCGGGCGCGGTCTGGCTTGCCGAGGCGTTGAAGGCCCACGGAGTAAAGCGTTTCTTTGTGGTATGCCAGGACGGGGACCGGGAGGCTGTTGCCGCCTGTTTCCCCCAGGATACGGAGCTGGTTACCGAGGGCTCACCCGACGCATCCGAAAAACTCTCCGCCTTTTTGAATGCCCAGGAGGGTGAGGTAGCGGTGCTTACCAGGCCGGCGCTGCTGTCCTATCCCGCGCCGGGGCAAGCGGTTGCGGCTATGAGCGACCACCCGGAGGCTGGGTTATATACCATCTCCGCCGCCGCGCTGGCGCAGGAGCTGGACGAGGGCAAGGAATTTGCTGCCGCCCTCGCAGATCAGGGCAACCGAGAGGGCCTTGCCAAGCAGGCCGTTCCTCTGCTCGATTCCTCCGGCGAGGACTGGATGAGGAATGAGATGTACGCCCGCCAGTTTACCTCCCGGCGGCTCATCAACCAAGGCGTACGCCTGATCGACCCCAATGCCGTCTGTGTCGACCCTACCGTCACCGTGGGCGAAGGCACCGTCATTCTCCCCGGCACCATCCTCCGGGGACGGACAGTTATCGGCAAAAGCTGCGAGATCGGCCCCAACGCCATGATAACCGACTGCACCGTGGGGGACCGCGTGGTGGTCAATGCCTCCCAGCTCAACGAGAGCGTCATTGAGGACGGCGTGAAGATTGGTCCCTTTGCCTACATCCGCCCCAACTGCCACGTGGGGCCGGGGGTCAAGGTGGGGGATTTTGTGGAGCTGAAGAACTCAACCATTGGGCCGGAGACCAAGATCTCCCACCTCACCTATGTGGGTGACTCCGACGTGGGCAGCCATGTGAACTTTGGCTGCGGCACCGTCACCGTGAACTACGACGGCTCCGCGAAATTCCGCACCACCATCGGGGACGGGGCGTTCCTGGGGTGCAACACCAATCTGGTGGCCCCCGTCAAGGTGGGGGTTGGGGCCTATACCGCCGCAGGAAGCACCATCACCGACGATGTGCCGGACGACAGCCTGGCCATCGCCCGCAGTCTCCAGGTCAACAAGAAGCAGTGGGCGCTCAAACGGCGCAAGCGTAATTCATAA